The following DNA comes from Candidatus Margulisiibacteriota bacterium.
TACTCCATCGACCAGACAATCTGTTCCTTTTTGCCATGTTAGTCTGCCTATAAACGAAAAAACAGGCAATCCTGGTTCATAATGCATTTTACAATAGTCTTCTATTAAATATCTTTTATTTTCTTCTCTTGCTTTCCGAAAACCTTCTTTCCCATAGTTTCTATGCAAATTTTTATTAGTTTCTGGATTCCACTCTTCTTGATTTATTCCATTCATGATTCCAAAAAATCTTCCCATAGAATGCAACCTTTTAAAGTCTCCGTACAGGCCAAAACTCATTTTTTCTGAAAGTAATTCCAACGCATGATTGGGACTCACAGTAGTAACTGCATCAGCTGTATTAATACCCATCCTTAAAAAACTATATCCACCATAAAACTCACCATAATGTTTTAAGTCCTGTAATCCTGATTTTTCTAAAGCGAACATATCATACGTCCCATTATAGGCAACATTGTGCACTGTAAACATTGTTCCAATAGACTTAACCATAGGATTGCCCTGAGCAAACAAAGCTCTCAATCCAAAAGCAGGACCAACATGCCAGTCATGCCCATGTAAAATATTTGGACACCAATCTTTCTCTCCGGTACGAATAACGTGTTCCCAAACAGCTCTCGAAAAAACTGAAAACCGATCGTCATTATCTAAAAAATCTTTACCATGCTCATCGTGATAAATACTCCCTCCTCTTTCAAAAAACCAAGGAATTCTAAAAACATAGGCAGGATTACTGGTCTTTGGAAGATTACCAAACAAAACATCTACATCAACATCCTGTCCATAATGATTAAGACGAAAACTATCTACTTTTTGATAGTTTCCACTATTTAGCAATTTAGTATAACCTGGGACTGCGATCCTAACATCTGCTCCTAAATCTTGAAATGCTGAAGACATGTCATCGACCGCACCTCCTAAACCTCCCGTGGCAATAGACTTAACCTCTGAGGTAACTGATAAAATTCTTAAATCTTTATACTCTTTTTCATAGGTTGCGGTTGCTACATTCACTACTGATACTACTTTTAAATTCATAAAAAACCTTTCTTATTACTAATCTTTATTATTTATTTATCGAATTTATCTAATGAATATTGCAACAATTTTCTGCGTTGTTTTGAACTA
Coding sequences within:
- a CDS encoding glycogen/starch synthase — translated: MNLKVVSVVNVATATYEKEYKDLRILSVTSEVKSIATGGLGGAVDDMSSAFQDLGADVRIAVPGYTKLLNSGNYQKVDSFRLNHYGQDVDVDVLFGNLPKTSNPAYVFRIPWFFERGGSIYHDEHGKDFLDNDDRFSVFSRAVWEHVIRTGEKDWCPNILHGHDWHVGPAFGLRALFAQGNPMVKSIGTMFTVHNVAYNGTYDMFALEKSGLQDLKHYGEFYGGYSFLRMGINTADAVTTVSPNHALELLSEKMSFGLYGDFKRLHSMGRFFGIMNGINQEEWNPETNKNLHRNYGKEGFRKAREENKRYLIEDYCKMHYEPGLPVFSFIGRLTWQKGTDCLVDGVREFLSNNNAYFVALGSGDSAVEEQLRWLKNDFPDRINVDYGFKPDNRFPILAGSDVALMPSRFEPCGLFQLECMRLGTAVIGTPTGGIADSIINYSLNTRTGNGFFMFDGVNPHSIAHAMHRASYILKDEEHKQEIVKQAMRFDSRWQPNAVKYLDIALKIKNGELKGPVTQSFSK